A window of Amaranthus tricolor cultivar Red isolate AtriRed21 chromosome 8, ASM2621246v1, whole genome shotgun sequence genomic DNA:
AGAAGACTCGGTTTTTGGTCAAAAAGGAATATGACTTGACTTAAGACAAATTGAAGTTGAGCAAACCTGATGCTTGTGAATAACTCCGATTTGTCGGTGAACCACTCTGGAATATCACGTACAATTGGCACATCATCCTTTAAGTAGTCAATGAAATGATCGACGTCAAATATGTCTTCAAATTTCCTGCAGAATAGAAATTGGATATTACAAAGTATAATGGTTGTTCCTTGTGTAATCAAACAGCCAATTTGAGAAGAAAATAAAGTGCTATAAATCCTATAGAACACAGATAGAAAAACTTAATACAAAGAAAGGACATGAACAGGTGTCTCACGTTTGGTCTTTCCAAATCTGGTCTTGCTTCAACACTGGCAATATAAGTGTGGCATTCAATATTTTGGCCACACCCACTGCATTGCATATCTACACAGAATCCACGGCACCTCAGTTAAATTTCTATTGAATAGTGgctaaaaaaattacaaatattatgCGAGACTAGAGACAATAGACAAAACATATAACCTATGTTACTCAAACTGTTCATTTTgtttcacgtacccgtgtccgatccttgatgctcggacactGCTATAGCCCTTAGACAcgtcattttaggcgtaaaattgaatatttagatgaATCCAACGCTTGGACACGTACCGGTATCCGACATCgatacccgagtccaagtaacatagaatATATCGATACAAATGAAAGTACAAGGTAAGATAAAGGTAAAAATCCAACGTAACAGCTATGCAAACACTATTTTTTACACTTCTTAGAATTAAGAGATCTAATAACAGCTTCAGAACAGCAACATTCCTCCAATGGATAACTTAGATATACAATACATGAAAGGTTAACTAACACTCACGAAAAGTCATAAAACAATACAAGAGAGAAGAATAAGAACCATACGGCTATTCTTTGCTGATTTAGACCGCCTTCtgcatgtataaatatataccCATTTGTTCTATTCTCTGCAGGAGGAACTGCAAGCATCAACTAAAATACATTAGAAAGAAAACATACTTAAAAACAATGACTCATTTGTTTCAGGGCAATTGATCAATCAAGCTTAAGCAAGGTACACGATCCCGCATCAAAATCGGCATTCACATGCTCACAAAGGAGCAACAAGTCTAAAACAAAAGATTCAGCCACATCCAAAGGAAGAAGAGACTTGTATCACCACATCAAAAGGACACATAGTGCTTCGGCAGCAACTACTAGATAAATTATAACACCACGACAACAGAAACTTCAAAGGAATCACAAATATATATTTGACATATGCAACACATCAACAATGCTTCAAAGTTTCAGTCAAATCAGAAATTACAGATTCATCAAACCTGACATGCCGTTACTACGACGCTCTGCACAAGGCTTCCAAGATGTAGTGGCTGAATACGGATTCTCCCATAGTGAAGGCGCCTCTTTGACCTGTGTAACAATAAATACAGCTAAATATTAACAACCAGACAGgcataattaatcaacaaaagaaGAAATCAACGTGAAAAAAGCTCACAAATATATATGATCCTATACAAAGCTTACCCGAGGACACTGAAGAGTTATGCCATCCTTTTGGCACAAGTAGGGTGCATTCTGAAGATAAACATCAAAacatattaattaatcattcaaATGTAAATTCATAAACaacaataaataacaacaaTTACTAACCATAAATCATGCATCTATCTTTGCAATTACccccaaaaaaacaaaaatccttaatttttaattaataaattaaaaggaTTTTTTTGAGGATTAAAGAAAAGTGTAACCTGAAACACCATATCTATTGAAATTCCAAGCATGCATCTCATTACAATAATCAAGAATTCTAAATTACCCAAATTCTAAAAATAGTATAGCATTTCACAAGGAGAAATCTCCTAAACCCAGAAAAATTGAGACTGAaaacatcatttctatcaaaatctCAAGCCATTTCATCAATAAAATTGGGAATCGTATCATGACAATTATCAAGATTTCTACCTTTTACAATTTCCAAAAACCTGCAAGCAGTAAAACAAAGCACAAATCTAATACAACCCAGAAAAAATTACTACTCTAAATCTCAAATGCCCATCAAATTTAGAAgacaaaaaacagaaaaataccTAATTGattaaaagaaacaaagtaaaaGCGTCCAAATTTAACAACCCAGAAACCTAATCcaaaaataatgacaataatttaaaagaaaGACAATAATTCTGAAAAAAGAACATACTAAACGACGAATGAGGGAAGAAACGGAGACAAATCCAGCAAGAACAagaaagatgatgaagaaaaggGATAACTTtgaaggagaagaagaagaagaagaagagtttCTAGAATCTTCAGGGAAAAGGTAGGACCAGGAGAAGAATGATGGTCGGTGATCACGTGAGTGGTCATCAGGGTCGGAGAGAAGGGGAGAAACGTCTTCgttttcttgttgttgttgtgggtGTTTACGAGGAGAGGAAGAAGATCTGGTTCCAAGAGAGCTGGAATGGCGGAGCTCTCGGAGCTCAGCGGCCATGGCTGGATGGCTCAATATTGAGTGTGTATGTATAGTGAGTAACCTTAAAAAGGAGTgactgaagattgaagaagaattGTGGAGCAATGTGATCTTACATCAAGAAATCAAGCAGGTGAGAGTGAAGCAACCAATTGAAGAATGGAGGTTGAAGGGTGTTTATGTCTTTTTGTTCCATGAGAAGGAGAATTTCTAGCATTGACTATTTAGCgagttatttgataaatttaggAATTCGATTTTCATTAGAAAAAGTTGATAGTTATTTCATTTTGTGTTAAAAGTTAGTTTTTTTGTTggcaaaaaaaagttatttactaaacactatttttgactttttagatAACTAATGCCAAAAGTTAACTAAAAAGTcaattaaattctattttgatcTTTTCTATATGTGTGTAAAACAAACTCATTTTACAAGAGTGAAGCTTTCAACAACTTGATCACTCGTGATTCTCCTATTTTGTTGTTTGTTACTCTCTTTGTTCCATACAAATAGTTACTTAAAAGGAGtgaatattaatttgtagttcGAAAGCAATTTAAAATACGAAatccaaacaaaaaataaatatttgagaTGAAAAGTAAAGTAATTTGGTGAATgcgagaaaaggaaaaaaaaagatattaaaCATTACCAAAAAGATGATttaaaataaagaaacaaaCTGTGATACCTCGGATTTAACTTTAAAAACGATTGATAgattactcatatcaacaaaatgcattttattttcatgagagctcatttgctaagaactccacagttaagttTACTTGGTGGGGAACAATCTTAGCATGGGCAACCTTCTGGGAAGTTTTTCTATGTACGCACGAGTGAGCCCAAAGTGcgttggaaagacttgtgttggtctgtgggcCAGTCTATAGTCTCCAAGGGTAGTCATCGGTCGGTCCAAGGGGCCGGAGTATTataaatggtatcagagcaattTCATAGTCGTGGCTGATTGTGTGTTCAATGCACCTAACAGAGAAAAAGATCCTAAAACTACGGTCTAACGAGGGCGTTGTATttctaagtgggggtgagtgtgatacctcaaatttagctttaaaaatgattgatagactactcatatcaataagatgcctcttcttttcatgggagctcgTTTACTAAGAACTCCACATATAAGCGTgttttaaaaaggattgatagactactcatattaacaagatgcatcttcttttcatgggagctcgTTTGCTAAGAACTTTACAGATGGTAATATTAGGATGGGTTACCTCTTGAAAATTTTTCCTATGTGCGCATGATTGAGGCCAATATGCGCTGGAAAGAGTTGTGTTAGtatgtggggctagtctacagtcttcaTATGTAATCACCAGCGATCCGAGGGATCAGAGTGTCacacaaacaaacaaagtacTCTTTCAATAAGACATAAGGATTATTTTGCTATAAAACCTAATAATAGTATCTCTTTATTTTTTGTCTactacaatcaaacataaaaacaattttaaaataaatcctTTTGTAAGGAAATAAAGTGAGACAAAAGGTATATAATGAAGTTTTTTGTGTGTTTTAAATCAAAAGTGTCTTTGTGGTAATCATTGGATCAAACAACGAAAAGGAAAACATCATTTTACAAATGAATTATGAAAGATGGTAGAAATCATTATCTATCACCATCATGCTAAaatattcatataattttaaaaagagaaACTAGTATATTTTAGAAGTACAATTCATTTTAGATAATTAACAAACTTGACTCTTTTAAAATATATCAGGTCATGACCTAACCTACCCTGTTGCATACACTAATCATAACTTCTTGAATTTAAATTAGAAAAGTAACTTTTGTGAGTGATTGTCTATTGttgaaattttaaacaaaaaatttatattagttgGACAATTTAACCTATATACCATTTCCATTCCAAATTACTCACAATATtagaaatattgtattattcatttattattttaaatttgtgattgatttttaatcgataaataaaaacatagtcatatgagatcttaattgaatcatttcaacacaatgattattaatattaaatttcttcaatatcttattaaatataattagaaacaaaaagataaattaatacaattaactgcatgaaaattaaatattacaagTAATTTAAAACGGAAAAGTACATAAGctaaatgaataataataaaaaaaacacctaTATAACatgaataaaatgaaatttagGGTGTTATAAGAGATTTCGAGGTTTTTTTCGACCGGCAAACCCATTTCATCTAATCTCATAAGTTTCCTACATTCCACCGGCAAACCCAAGACAAGAAAGCCCCAAAAGAAAAACCCAGAAATGAACACAGCGGCGAGTCACCTGGTCAGTAAGCTGAAACGTCCGAGTTCAGCCATCAACTCACTGAGTTCATCCCTTCAACAATGGCGTGGAATCAGAGTTCAGGTCATAAATGGGAACTTAGAGCAAGCGCTGACATTCATGCAAAGAAAAATGACTTCAAGTGGGATCGAACGGCAGTTAAAAAATCATCAAGCACGCCACATAAAGAATTCTGAAAAGCGCGTTATAGCACGAAAAACTTTGCAGCTTAGGCTTCGATCTCAAGACCTTGCTCGTAAGCTCAAATCAATCCTCATCAAGAAAGTCAGGTGGGTCTTTTATTGCTCAAATTGACTCCTTTTTCGCAATTGAAAATGTCACGTTTGGGATTTAATTTGGTTGATTTCATTTGTTtgtgaactttaattacttatttCGAAAACTGGGATTTTATGTTGTGGAAATTTGGCTGTTATATGTGTTTcaattgaatatgattttaggTTTTGAATAATTTCGTTTTTTGGATTGATTAGttgatgttaattaattttaactctAATTGCATATTGGTCAAGTGGGTATGGAAAGTTGGGATAATTTGATGCGGATATGTTGTTGATAGTTGTGTTTCAATTGATTATGATTTTGGGTTTTAAAGAAAGTGAGTATATGTtccctcaatttttttttccaattgaaaatggtgtTTTTGGGATTGAATTTGATTGATATTAATTGTTGTGTGAATTTAGTTTCTTATTGGGTAAGTGGTTAAGAAAAGGTTGGATCTCTCGTTTTGCAAACATTGTTGCCAAGTGTGTTTCAATTGAATATGAATTTGGGTTTCATAGAATGTGATTGTAGATAGGGTATATATGTTATCAGATGTTCATATTGCTGGACTTGGCCGAgattaataaatttgataatatTGGTGATAATTCAAAAGATGAAATGAATGCTAAACTGAACTGAGTTTTCATATGTTGGGGAAATGCAATGGCTTATATATTGATTGAGCTTTAGGAACTAGAACAAAATGTGGGATTGGAAATCGTTAGCACTTCTTacttatgtgaagttgcaaatgGTATTTCAACCAAGGGCCAATCGATCACTAATAGGAGTAAGGTTGCTTACATTCAACCCAAACCCCACTTATGTGGGAACCATTTTTGACGTTGGGATATGTGGAATAGAAATAGTTCATGACTGTTTAGGAAGTTGATGCATCAATGTGAAAGCTGGTCTGAGAAGGAGTCATGCTATTGGGTAAATTTTTAGGTGTCTGGTCaaagcttgaagaattgttTCTGGAGATAGTTTTACTACGTGCAGGCAAATTTCATTTTGTTTGTCCAAAATTTCTTGTTAGTTGTAAGTTGGAGAGTTGTATACCAGTCAGTTGTCAAGATAGAAATCTTGAGGGAGTTGGTGATCTGGTTGCTTTTTGTGCATGGTACAAAAAGACCTGAGGTGTTAGTTCTCGGCCAAATCGATGGATAGTATAGTATCATGTTGGGCTTATTCTCTAAGGTTAAAATTTTGGTATATTGAAAGTTTTGCTCACAAATGCAATACATTTGTACAATACCTAACCTTTTCTTTTTGGTGATAACAAGGGTAATCAGTCACCCACATAATAAGCCTATCATTAAGCTGAATTAACTTTTGGAAATAACTAGAAGAGAAGCGAACATCCTAACTATATTCACCATCGTTGGGGTTTCCTTTGTTCTTCCACCATCATGTTCGTAAGCTGATTTCATGACTCAGCTCCCTGCATTTGTTGTACAATTTTGATAAAATGATCTTGGTTTGATTTAAACTAGCCTAGCTTGGCAGTGTTTTCAAATCCAAAGCACCATTGAAATGTGATTGATACAACCCAACAGTTTATGTACATCCATTGCAGGTGCTACTTACTTGTTCATGGAGCTCCCAGACGTATTGCATTATGTATATCCAAAGTatattgtttgatatatgtgtTGCGTTTGTTGGTTTTTAGCATTTCATGTACTCATGTAAATGTTTGtaggtttatatttttttttttctactttttcaATACTCGATTTACGAGTTTTGATTAGTCTTGTATTCTATGATCTATTTGGTTACTACCAAATAtcttgggggggggggggggggggggggagaggAGGATGGGTTAGTTCTATAGCAGTTTTCTGTTGAAAAGTTGGTCTCAACTAGGTTAGGATTTGTGACTTTTTGAGAGTAGCATGTTTGATTATCTTGCTTTCAAATTTCTGTGGTGTCACTAAGACTGTAATTGCGGTATAGCCAGCTTGTCGATGGTGCCTCTAGGTTCAATTTTAGCAGAAGGGAAATCCAATATGTATACATATTATTTGATTGAAATTGTTGGCGATGTTAGCAGGGTTAATCAGAAACAACCTATTTATTATTACTAGGATACAATTACATGCATCCAACCCCCACTTTACGACATTGGAATATTGAATGTCATGACGTCCTTTCCAAATTCCAATAGCATTGCAGGATAAGTTTTCCTGTTTTATGGCTTGACATATGAAAGCAAAAGCTGGCCTATACTCAGTCACATTTGATCTAGTTGAAGTGGTGTTATGCTTAGTTTGTCTAATTAATTAGTGAAGCTATTGCTGAAATTTGTAGGTGTGGGTAGAGTTGACATTCTATACCTTGACATTGAGGGAGCTGGATcgcaatcaagattttgtgggcAATTATATGTAAATCCCAAAAAGAATATTTACAGCTTATCGGAACCAACATTCCCAACATTCACCTAATTACGATCAAACCCAAAACCAATCCCTTGAGAGCCAACTCACCAAGAGacccaacaaaagaaaaattgaagTCGATAAAAACCCTAACTTACCTAGACCAAGAGAGCCTTGATGAACGCCTCATAACACTATCCCACTTCAAAAGCCCAAAAGCATTCCCACCCTATCCCCGAAGACCAGGCATATAGAGGGAGAGATTATCCAAAGCCACAAAGACCCAGCAGTGGCTCATCTAGACACCATAATTCCCAACCCACAGAGTAGCACCAAAAAAGCATTCCATAAGAGCAGAAACTGCTCTACCAATACAAACCCAGACACTAAGGCCACCCGAATTCAGCCAAAAAATGATGCAATAACTAGAAACATTTTTTCCGAATACGGCACAGCAACATCAGCAGACCATACCATACCAGCATGTACCAAGAACAGCAGTTAGAGTGAGACATCAGCCTTTGTCCATGTTAATGTCGGACTTCAGGGTCTTGGTCTCCTTCTTCAATGCCTATCAGCCTCATAGGGCTGGCAGTGGAATCTGCAAGGAACAGGTCACAGTCAAGATTAATGATTAGGGCCTTTGTGATCTAAGTCCCTACACCCTAGGATTGTAGCTTGAATGTAGACGAAAATCATTTACATTACCTAACTCATTTAAGAATTACTGATAAATAGAGCTGTTTGTTTATAtccatttgcttttttttttcgcAGGGGTCTATGAGAGATGCGTGTTGGAGATGCCAGCTCTGCATTCATATTTTCGAGTTTTGTGATGCTGTTGGGTTTAAAGCCCGCGTAATTGACTTTCTTCAATTAGCGAACAAGTATAAGAATGTTGAAAGGTTCATGGAAGCTGCAAATTAGTTGCAGAACAAGAACCATACATTTTTGAGTTAGACTTGCAATTTCTTATTAGTTGTATTCtgtttgtttacaaatttcctaACGATAAGATCTAAGCAAAGTTTAATGTGGTGAATGAAATATCGACAGCTATGTTGGTTTCTTAGCTCACTGTGAATTCTGGTCAAGTCcttgatcatcaaattcatcaatTTATGTTCAACTAGTACTTATATGTCTAACGTACTTGGGATTCAGGGGTTCCATCATCTATGTTCCGAATGAAGACTGTATATTTGTACTCGGAAATTTGAATAGTTGTAGTGCAGCAATGTCTTGGATTTTCTGTGCTCCTAATTACGGTGGGTTGGTTAACCAAACACGAACAAgtatagattaaaataaaaagaaaaactggAAAAGCTTAATTGCAATGGTTAAACGTCAAGTGATTCGGATTTTGTTTGTAGAAACTTTTACTTGAATATTGTATTTTGTATTGCCATTTGGTTGGTATTCGATTTTGGCACCGATGATTAGTGTCTTCGTTCTTTAATACAAAACTCTTTACTCGATTAAAAACGTGAATCTTAAAGGGATAATATGAACCCAAATAATGTATGAAACTATAGCTCAAAAGGCACGGGCAAGTACAATATGTTCATGTATACCTAATTTGTGGTGTGCAAAACCGTTTGATAGATAAGACCATTGAATGTAAGCGAAGCAAAATAAAATGAGTTCACCGGTGAGGTCAATGAACATGATAGAAATAACTTTAATATTGTTTGTTTAACACCAAATGTTAACCTTTGAAAGTTTTGGAATCtcatttataaattatggaGTTATTTTTTATCTTCTCTTCTAAAAAGTCAACATttaacctataatataatatgttacTCAAATTTCaacctaaaaaatatttttctatatcATAAACGACACATATGAATTACTTTCATATTTctattacaatttacaactctttttttaaaccaattactttaaattttatacGCATCTAAAAGAACTTGCAGTAATAATGTCAAAACAACCAAACAAGCCCTAATTATCTTCACATTAATTGGTTGTCATGGTTTAATCGAGTATAAAGTCAATAATCcatgaaattaaattaaatttatggaatgtttatatcattattattacgaCAGCAGTCAAGGGTTTAAGCCCACAAATTGACTAGTTTTTGCAGTACTCATAAACTTCTGCACTTCAAAGTTTCATCTTTTCCGGCGAAAACCccattaaaattatcttcaaagTTTCTCCTTCTCTTTAATGGCTGCTACCCATCTAAGATTGCGCCTAAAATTTAATGATCCTAAGATTCTAAGCAAAATCCAGAGGAAAACTGGTCTCAAACGTTCATGGGTTTTCCTCAAACCACAACATGAGAAGATTTCCGACATTATTTCATACATTATTCACTCTTTTGAGCTCCATGAATCGTGCCCTTATGGCCTCATTCTCTCAGTAATTTATCTATACTATTGCATGTCTTTTCTCCCCtatttttttgatgattttgtgtTGGGTATTTTATGTTTGATCTTAAATTTAACgaattttgttttttgtatGTCATTTTATCAATGTGGGTTGATGTTTTGTGTTGCTCATTCtctaaattgcattttttagATGAGAAAATGGAAAAGATTCTGACCTTGcttaattttgttgttttttgtttttcgtACTCTTTATTTACTCCTGTTGGTTGATCTATGAAGGTTTTAGGTATGATTACCATTTTGTACTAGGcaattttatatagttt
This region includes:
- the LOC130821236 gene encoding uncharacterized protein LOC130821236, which produces MNTAASHLVSKLKRPSSAINSLSSSLQQWRGIRVQVINGNLEQALTFMQRKMTSSGIERQLKNHQARHIKNSEKRVIARKTLQLRLRSQDLARKLKSILIKKVRGL